Genomic segment of Arthrobacter antioxidans:
GTACGCGCGTCACGTGGCCCCGGGACTCGAGCCGGGAGAGCGTCTTGCCCATGGTCTGGGCCTGCACGCGCACGATCTGGGCGAGGCTGGCCTGCGTCATCGCGCCCTGGTCCGCAAGGACGCCGAGGGCGATCACGCCGGCGTGGGTCACCCCGATGTCGACCAGGCGCTCATTCCATGCGTGCTCGACCAGACGCGCCGCTGTCGTCAGCAGTCGACCGGTGGGCCATTGCTCCAGATCGGGCATAGAACCGTGCACTTCCTCTCGCTTGCGAGACCGGCGGCCGCCGTCGGCGTCGGATCTTCCACCTATGATAGCTAGGCCGGCTGCCCGATCTCTCCATGCCGGGCAGCGGGTCCCTGCCCTCCGGCGCGTCCCAGGGCGCCGCCGTCCCATCGATCCTCAGGAGAATGCATGTCGCAACGACTGGTCACGGGCGCCCACGCCCCCGATTTCACGCTCAGGGATGCCACCGGCGAGGACGTGACGCTGTCCTCCTTCAGGGGCAGCAGCGTCATCGTGTATTTCTACCCCGCCGCTGCCACCCCCGGCTGCACCACCGAGGCCTGCGACTTCCGCGACAACCTCTCCTCCCTCGGTGCCGCCGGGTACACGGTGCTGGGAATCTCGCCGGACCCGGCAGGAAAGCTGGCTGCCTTCTCCGAGAAGGAATCGCTCACCTTCCCCCTGCTCTCGGACGAGGACCACGCCGTCGCGGAGGCCTACGGGGCCTGGGGCGAGAAGAAGAACTACGGGAAGACCTACGAGGGCCTGATCCGCTCCACCGTGGTGGTCGACGCGGAGGGCAGGGTGGCGGTGGCCCAGTACAACGTGCGCGCCACCGGTCACGTCGCGAAGTTGCGGCGCGACCTCGGGATCGACCGGTAGGAGGTCCTCGGCAACCGGGGACACCGGCCCATTGGCATTACAGTGAAGGACGAAGGAATGCCCTCCGCGTGAGTGGCATCCCGAGCGCGAGTGGCGGAATTGGCAGACGCGCTGGATTTAGGTTCCAGTGTCTTCGGACGTAGGGGTTCAAGTCCCCTCTTGCGCACCATCAGCACCAGTCGTCGGACCGGTCCCGGGCTGGTCCGTGGAGCCCCACCGGGCCGCCGCCCGGTGGGGCTTTTTCGTGCCCGACGACGCCGCCGCCCGTATCGCCGCAGGTCACGAGCCGGTCACGAAAGCGCCGCTTCCCGAATCCTCAC
This window contains:
- the bcp gene encoding thioredoxin-dependent thiol peroxidase — encoded protein: MSQRLVTGAHAPDFTLRDATGEDVTLSSFRGSSVIVYFYPAAATPGCTTEACDFRDNLSSLGAAGYTVLGISPDPAGKLAAFSEKESLTFPLLSDEDHAVAEAYGAWGEKKNYGKTYEGLIRSTVVVDAEGRVAVAQYNVRATGHVAKLRRDLGIDR